In Syntrophorhabdales bacterium, a single window of DNA contains:
- the lysS gene encoding lysine--tRNA ligase: protein MEPIHDLLAVRKEKAESLKSAGIEPYPQVRWPNMDSAEMQREFGTLDAAELEGKDVRVSAAGRIMAFRDFGKSTFLHIQDRKGRIQVYVRKDILKEPEYTSFKKFDTGDIIGVEGRIFKTKTGELTILAEKILLLTKSMRPLPEKWHGLKDVEERYRHRYVDLIVNEKVREVFVKRARIIEFIRKFFTGRDFVEVETPMMQIIPGGAVAKPFITHHNALGLDLYLRVAPELYLKRLIVGGLERVFEINRNFRNEGISVRHNPEFTMLEFYQAYVTYEDLMDLTEEMVSLLVEDLCGQHKVVYNEQEIDFSRPWRRITMREALAEFGGVDISADGDLGSLRSRAKALGIEGLENAPKGKVITELFEKLCEEKLQRPTFITDYPVEVSPLAKRCKDRPDFVERFELYICGMEIANGFNELNDPEDQRARFAEQLKEKEEGASMDEDYLMALEYGLPPTAGEGIGIDRLTMLLTDSHSIREVILFPLLRP from the coding sequence ATGGAACCGATACATGACCTGCTTGCGGTGAGAAAAGAGAAAGCGGAAAGCCTGAAAAGCGCAGGCATTGAACCATATCCTCAGGTGCGATGGCCAAACATGGACAGCGCTGAGATGCAACGGGAATTCGGCACACTCGATGCGGCAGAGCTGGAAGGGAAGGATGTGCGCGTGTCTGCCGCGGGCAGAATCATGGCTTTCCGCGATTTCGGGAAGAGCACCTTTCTCCATATTCAGGATCGCAAGGGGCGCATCCAGGTGTACGTGCGCAAGGATATCCTCAAAGAGCCTGAGTACACCTCCTTCAAGAAGTTTGACACCGGCGATATCATCGGTGTCGAAGGGAGAATATTCAAAACAAAAACGGGTGAGTTGACGATACTTGCCGAGAAGATCCTTCTCCTCACCAAGTCGATGCGTCCACTGCCTGAAAAATGGCACGGATTGAAGGATGTGGAAGAACGATACCGTCATAGGTATGTTGATCTCATCGTCAATGAGAAGGTGAGGGAGGTCTTTGTCAAGAGAGCGCGGATAATCGAATTCATACGAAAATTTTTCACAGGGCGGGACTTTGTCGAAGTGGAAACGCCCATGATGCAGATCATCCCGGGAGGCGCGGTAGCCAAGCCTTTCATCACGCACCACAATGCACTCGGGCTCGATCTCTATCTGCGTGTTGCACCTGAGCTGTACTTGAAAAGACTGATTGTCGGCGGCCTCGAGCGGGTCTTCGAGATCAACAGAAATTTCAGGAACGAGGGCATATCCGTGCGCCATAATCCCGAGTTCACCATGCTTGAGTTCTACCAGGCCTATGTGACCTATGAGGACTTGATGGATCTCACCGAGGAAATGGTCTCGTTATTGGTGGAGGATCTTTGTGGGCAGCATAAAGTCGTATATAATGAACAGGAGATTGATTTTTCCAGACCGTGGCGCAGGATCACTATGAGGGAAGCGCTGGCTGAGTTTGGCGGTGTTGATATAAGCGCCGATGGTGATCTTGGTTCTCTGAGAAGCCGCGCAAAGGCCTTGGGAATAGAGGGGCTGGAGAATGCTCCCAAAGGGAAAGTAATCACCGAGTTGTTCGAAAAGCTATGCGAAGAAAAGCTCCAGCGGCCCACGTTCATCACGGACTATCCCGTGGAGGTCTCGCCGCTGGCGAAGAGGTGTAAAGATCGGCCGGATTTCGTCGAGCGGTTCGAGCTCTACATCTGTGGCATGGAGATCGCAAACGGATTCAATGAATTGAATGACCCTGAGGACCAGCGGGCTAGATTTGCGGAGCAGCTGAAAGAGAAAGAGGAAGGCGCCTCCATGGACGAAGACTACCTGATGGCGCTTGAGTACGGATTGCCGCCGACAGCCGGAGAGGGAATCGGCATCGACAGGCTGACCATGCTTTTGACCGACAGCCACTCAATCAGGGAAGTGATACTCTTTCCGCTGCTGCGGCCATGA
- the rimO gene encoding 30S ribosomal protein S12 methylthiotransferase RimO gives MKFKMVSLGCPKNLVDSEYLAHVLAEKGYELSDDGELVIVNTCAFIEDAAKESIETIIQAASAEEGAKRRLVVTGCLVERYGKELPELLPEVDLFVGRGCYGEFERLIEGKGCFTSEKLFCETYPRRVLTQPPSTYLKIQEGCRNRCTYCTIPCIRGPLVSRGSDEVRAEFEALLSRGFKEFTIVGQDTTSFGKERDGDTGDDIKGLLRKLLAVKGDYLLRLLYMHPRGLDEELIDLIASEERVIKYFDVPIQHSEDRVLSLMGRGYTKQDLESLVTKIRGRVPDAVLRTTVIVGFPGETEEEFARLCDFLGTWRFDNLGAFIYSKEEGTPAARLKGHLRKGVKRARFQKVMELQKEISKERLKRLKGTRAKVIVESQEGERKIGRIVQQAPDVDGLAFIQGECRVGEIREGIIAETLDYDVIIRLGGSNGTDT, from the coding sequence ATGAAATTTAAGATGGTTAGTCTTGGCTGCCCCAAGAATCTGGTTGATTCCGAGTACCTGGCGCACGTGCTCGCCGAGAAGGGGTATGAACTCTCCGACGATGGCGAATTGGTGATTGTCAACACCTGTGCCTTCATTGAGGATGCGGCAAAGGAGTCGATCGAAACAATAATCCAGGCCGCAAGCGCAGAAGAGGGCGCCAAGAGGAGACTGGTAGTAACCGGCTGCCTGGTGGAGCGTTACGGAAAAGAGCTGCCGGAACTGCTCCCCGAGGTTGATCTCTTTGTGGGCCGCGGCTGTTACGGGGAGTTCGAGCGACTGATTGAGGGCAAGGGGTGCTTCACTTCGGAGAAGCTGTTTTGTGAGACCTACCCGCGCAGGGTCTTGACGCAGCCACCCTCAACGTACCTGAAAATACAGGAAGGATGCCGCAACCGCTGCACCTACTGCACCATACCGTGCATCAGGGGCCCTCTTGTGAGCAGGGGCAGTGATGAGGTGCGTGCGGAGTTCGAAGCTCTGCTTTCGCGCGGCTTCAAAGAATTTACGATCGTGGGGCAAGACACCACCTCTTTCGGGAAAGAACGCGATGGAGATACCGGCGATGACATCAAGGGGCTGCTGCGCAAGCTCCTCGCCGTGAAGGGAGATTATCTCCTGAGGCTGCTTTACATGCATCCCAGGGGACTGGATGAGGAGTTGATCGATCTCATCGCCAGCGAGGAACGAGTCATCAAGTACTTTGACGTCCCTATACAGCACTCGGAAGATCGAGTCTTGAGCCTTATGGGAAGAGGCTACACAAAACAGGATCTTGAAAGTCTCGTCACGAAGATACGTGGTCGCGTACCCGATGCAGTACTGCGGACAACCGTGATAGTCGGGTTCCCCGGAGAGACTGAAGAGGAGTTTGCACGTCTCTGCGATTTTCTCGGCACATGGCGTTTCGACAACCTGGGTGCTTTCATCTATTCAAAAGAAGAGGGCACACCCGCTGCGCGGCTCAAAGGGCACTTGAGGAAAGGGGTGAAGCGGGCGCGTTTCCAGAAGGTCATGGAGCTGCAGAAGGAAATATCGAAGGAGCGGTTAAAGCGTTTGAAAGGAACGCGTGCAAAGGTTATAGTGGAGTCACAAGAAGGAGAAAGGAAGATAGGCCGTATCGTGCAGCAGGCTCCTGATGTGGACGGTCTCGCGTTTATCCAGGGAGAGTGCAGGGTCGGCGAGATAAGAGAAGGCATAATAGCTGAGACGCTCGATTACGATGTGATTATCCGGTTGGGAGGAAGCAATGGAACCGATACATGA
- a CDS encoding TIGR02757 family protein — MNKNCSRGKKLIILRDVYDKEKAKIAGAIEQDPVVFVHKYKKVLDQEIAGFMASQFAYGNIKAMKQFMARLFDAMGESPYAFVRKGDFSSVNRLYYRFQKGEEIIDLFETVRRIINDYGSIGAMFKAEYKGDIREALWSARERYFNQDPDRLIFFFPKRSPTNPLKRWNLYLRWMVRKDAIDIGIWPFIERKDLIIPLDTHLYKIGRCLGWTSSRTQSWKAACDITAALRKHSPADPLKYDFFLCHMVGIEAGCTGSKGKGCAERCRVYEI, encoded by the coding sequence TTGAACAAAAACTGTAGCAGAGGGAAGAAGCTTATCATCCTACGGGACGTCTACGACAAAGAAAAAGCGAAGATTGCAGGCGCGATAGAGCAGGACCCTGTTGTCTTTGTGCATAAGTACAAGAAGGTCCTGGATCAGGAGATTGCCGGCTTCATGGCCTCTCAATTTGCGTATGGCAACATCAAGGCTATGAAACAGTTCATGGCACGTCTCTTTGACGCGATGGGCGAAAGCCCCTACGCCTTCGTACGAAAGGGTGACTTTTCCTCTGTGAACCGACTCTACTATCGTTTTCAAAAAGGGGAAGAGATTATCGATCTCTTTGAGACGGTACGTAGAATAATTAACGATTACGGGTCGATAGGTGCAATGTTTAAAGCAGAATATAAGGGTGATATCAGAGAGGCACTCTGGAGCGCCAGGGAACGTTATTTCAATCAGGACCCTGATCGTCTCATCTTCTTCTTCCCGAAGCGTTCGCCAACAAACCCTCTGAAGCGGTGGAACCTGTATCTTCGCTGGATGGTAAGAAAGGACGCGATTGATATCGGCATCTGGCCCTTTATCGAGAGGAAAGACCTGATCATTCCTCTCGATACTCATCTGTACAAGATCGGCAGGTGTCTCGGCTGGACCAGTTCACGGACACAGTCGTGGAAGGCGGCATGCGACATAACAGCCGCCTTGCGGAAGCATTCTCCGGCGGATCCCCTGAAGTACGATTTCTTTCTCTGTCACATGGTGGGTATCGAGGCAGGCTGCACAGGGAGCAAGGGCAAGGGTTGCGCGGAGAGGTGCAGAGTCTATGAAATTTAA
- a CDS encoding cupin domain-containing protein: protein MKKLQIEKVPDNRDLDGVKRWEEEKGEFVQIAYGELIRHLAWFTIRKGFWRGMHYHEKKEEIFYVIDGRVRAVFIDMDTKEKEEHFLEKGDKLRIEPRCWHIFYGLEEASVVEYSPQLYDKGDAPKIDFPDLGEST, encoded by the coding sequence ATGAAAAAGCTGCAGATTGAGAAAGTGCCGGACAATAGAGACCTCGACGGAGTCAAGCGCTGGGAAGAAGAAAAAGGTGAATTCGTGCAGATCGCCTACGGAGAGCTGATCCGTCATCTCGCCTGGTTTACCATCCGGAAGGGTTTCTGGCGGGGCATGCATTACCACGAGAAGAAAGAGGAGATCTTTTACGTGATTGACGGCAGGGTACGGGCTGTTTTTATCGATATGGACACAAAGGAGAAGGAAGAACATTTCCTGGAAAAAGGTGACAAGCTGCGGATCGAGCCCCGCTGCTGGCACATCTTCTATGGATTGGAGGAAGCCTCTGTTGTAGAATATAGTCCTCAATTGTATGACAAGGGGGATGCACCCAAAATAGATTTCCCGGACCTTGGGGAATCCACCTAG
- a CDS encoding glycogen/starch/alpha-glucan phosphorylase, with translation MPEPSLVEEWVETEELWQSADFLRLQFEHHLHYTLAKDPYTATDDDRYRALARAVRDRLVDRWMETQQTHHKKKVKRVYYLSLEFLLGRLLGLSVINLKIEEICRDILDQFGVDWIALRNYEPDAGLGNGGLGRLAACFMESMSTMKIPAIGYGLRYDYGIFNQRIENGYQVEEPDYWLKYGYPWEIARPEYSYEVHFGGRVETVPGPDSLQWKWVDTRPVIGVPYDLPVVGYGGKAVNTLRLWSCHAAEEFHLEDFNRGSYVEAVAHKVQAENLTKVLYPNDNVFEGKELRLRQQYFLVSCSLQDIIRRFKADKEDWRVFPDRVFLQLNDTHPSLAVPELMRLLMDCNGLGWDQAWKITTACTGYTNHTILPEALEVWPVGMFEKLLPRHLQIIYEINARFLGAVANRYPADMERLRRMSIFEEQGGKQIRMAHLAVVGSCSVNGVSKIHTQLLKERVLRDFADFWPEKFNNKTNGVTPRRWLLKANPRLAGLITKVIGSGWVTDLGQLRRLEPLAKDKKFQEEFRAAKRANKVDLAGYIRARVGIDISPDSMFDVQVKRIHEYKRQLLLALYAIVRYNRLRDNPSQEHVPRTILIGGKAAPGFFMAKLIIKLIEQIGDVINNEPLMHDRLKVVFVPNYRVSLAERMIPAADLSEQISLAGTEASGTGNMKLQLNGALTIGTLDGANVEMMEEVGEENIFIFGMNADEVEERRHSYNPWVMYNSDEEIRRAVQLIEDDSFSRREPGIFHPIIRALLREGDHYMLLADLRAYIEAQERVDALYQDPSRWTEKAVLNVARAGKFSSDRTICEYVSDIWHVKPCDCLSAAELDARAEDR, from the coding sequence ATGCCTGAACCTTCACTGGTCGAGGAGTGGGTGGAAACTGAGGAACTGTGGCAGTCTGCTGATTTTCTGCGACTGCAGTTCGAGCACCACCTGCACTACACGCTTGCGAAAGATCCATACACGGCAACGGACGATGATCGATACCGAGCGCTGGCGAGAGCGGTACGCGACCGGCTGGTCGACCGCTGGATGGAGACCCAGCAGACCCACCACAAGAAAAAGGTAAAACGTGTCTATTACCTGTCCCTCGAGTTCCTCCTCGGCCGGTTGCTGGGCCTGAGCGTCATCAACCTTAAGATAGAAGAAATATGCCGCGACATATTGGATCAGTTTGGCGTTGACTGGATCGCTTTGCGCAACTACGAGCCCGACGCAGGGCTGGGTAACGGAGGCTTGGGACGGCTGGCAGCCTGCTTCATGGAATCAATGTCAACCATGAAAATACCAGCTATCGGCTACGGGCTGCGCTACGACTACGGTATTTTTAATCAGCGCATCGAGAACGGCTATCAGGTCGAAGAGCCCGATTACTGGCTCAAGTACGGTTATCCCTGGGAGATCGCGCGGCCCGAATACTCTTACGAGGTCCACTTCGGCGGACGCGTTGAGACTGTACCCGGTCCCGACAGTCTGCAATGGAAATGGGTGGATACCAGGCCTGTCATCGGTGTGCCCTACGATCTGCCCGTGGTAGGTTACGGCGGCAAGGCTGTGAACACGCTGCGGCTATGGTCATGTCATGCTGCCGAGGAATTTCACCTGGAGGATTTTAACCGGGGTTCGTATGTCGAAGCTGTTGCACACAAGGTTCAGGCGGAGAATCTCACCAAGGTACTCTACCCGAACGACAACGTGTTCGAAGGGAAGGAGCTGCGTCTGCGGCAGCAGTATTTTCTTGTGTCGTGCTCCCTGCAGGATATCATCCGCCGGTTCAAGGCGGACAAGGAAGATTGGAGGGTTTTTCCTGACCGGGTCTTTCTCCAGCTCAATGACACCCACCCCTCCCTGGCCGTACCTGAGCTGATGCGGCTCCTCATGGACTGCAACGGGCTCGGCTGGGACCAGGCCTGGAAAATTACCACGGCCTGCACCGGGTATACCAATCATACGATTCTGCCGGAGGCCCTCGAGGTGTGGCCGGTGGGAATGTTTGAGAAACTCCTCCCCCGTCATCTTCAAATAATCTACGAGATCAACGCGCGGTTCCTGGGTGCAGTGGCAAACCGTTACCCGGCTGACATGGAGCGCCTGCGACGCATGAGTATTTTTGAGGAGCAGGGTGGCAAACAGATCCGCATGGCTCATCTCGCCGTGGTGGGCTCCTGCTCGGTCAACGGTGTTTCCAAGATTCACACGCAACTTCTTAAAGAACGTGTGCTGCGTGATTTCGCGGATTTCTGGCCGGAGAAGTTCAACAACAAGACCAACGGGGTTACGCCCCGGAGATGGCTGCTCAAGGCCAATCCGAGACTGGCAGGTCTTATCACCAAGGTGATCGGCAGCGGCTGGGTGACCGACCTCGGGCAGTTGAGGCGACTGGAACCGCTTGCGAAGGACAAAAAGTTCCAGGAGGAATTCAGGGCCGCTAAACGGGCGAACAAGGTTGACCTCGCCGGGTATATCCGCGCCCGCGTCGGTATCGATATTTCACCTGATTCCATGTTCGACGTGCAGGTCAAGAGAATCCATGAGTACAAGCGGCAGCTCCTCCTTGCCCTCTATGCGATCGTCCGCTACAACCGGCTCCGGGATAATCCCTCGCAGGAGCACGTTCCCCGTACAATCCTTATCGGTGGCAAGGCGGCGCCCGGTTTCTTCATGGCCAAGCTCATCATCAAGTTGATCGAGCAGATCGGTGACGTGATAAACAACGAGCCACTGATGCACGATCGGCTGAAAGTGGTCTTCGTTCCAAATTACAGGGTATCGCTTGCCGAGCGCATGATACCCGCAGCAGACCTCAGCGAACAGATCTCGCTGGCAGGTACGGAAGCCTCAGGCACCGGGAATATGAAGCTTCAGCTTAACGGTGCGCTGACTATCGGCACGCTGGATGGTGCGAACGTTGAGATGATGGAGGAAGTTGGTGAAGAAAACATCTTCATCTTCGGCATGAACGCAGATGAAGTTGAAGAACGGCGCCACTCTTACAACCCATGGGTCATGTACAACAGCGACGAGGAAATCCGCCGGGCTGTTCAGCTGATTGAGGACGATTCCTTCAGCAGGCGAGAGCCTGGTATATTCCACCCGATTATCCGCGCACTGCTTCGCGAAGGTGATCATTACATGCTGCTGGCTGACCTGCGGGCATACATCGAAGCGCAGGAGCGTGTGGACGCGCTGTATCAGGATCCATCCCGCTGGACCGAAAAAGCTGTTTTGAACGTGGCTCGCGCGGGGAAATTCTCGTCCGATCGCACCATCTGCGAATATGTGTCCGATATCTGGCACGTGAAGCCTTGCGACTGCTTGAGTGCAGCAGAGCTGGACGCCCGCGCCGAAGATCGATAA